Part of the Anaerolineales bacterium genome is shown below.
GCGAGCGTCGCCTATGCTCGACAACGCCAGGCCTTCGGTCGGCCGATCGCGCAGCACCAGTTGATCGAGCAGAAGATCGCCGGCATGGCCCAGGCCTATGATGTCTCCCGCCTGCTGTACTTGCAGGCAGGCTGGATGAAGAACCAGGGTCTTCGGTGCACCCGCGAAACCTCGATGGCCAAGTGGTATGCTACCGAAGCCGCGTTTGAGTGCGCTTCGCAAGCTATTCAGGTCCACGGTGCCTACGGCTTCAGCGACGAATTTGATGTCGAGCGCTATCTGCGCAATGCGCGGGGAGCGATGATCTACGAAGGCACCAGTGAGATCCACACCCTGATCCAGGCCAGCTATGCGCTCGGCTCGAGGGTAGACGGGCAGCTGCGGTGTGAACTCCCGGCTTACGATGCCCAGGCCTGGACGGCGCCCGCCGCGGCCTGAGAACTCGAAGTCCGGCCGGGCGAAGCGGGTCCGGCTGCAGACCGATCGGAAATCTCAGCCCTCGCACTCGAGGGCGGAATCGAGAGGAGGGTGCTTTGAACATCGTTGTGTGTGTGAAGCAGACCCCCGACACCGCGGCCACGGTCACGGTACAGGACGGGAAGGTCTCGTGGGGGGACTCGCCGCTCGTGATCAACCCTTGGGATGAGTTCGCGGTCGAGCAGGCGCTGCGCACGAAGGAAGCCCATGGCGGCAAGGTCACCGCGCTCAGCCTGGGGCCGGAGTCGGCGAAGGAAGCGTTGAAGCATGCCCTGGCGATGGGATGCGATGAGGCGGTCCTGGTCAGTGATCCGGGGATCACCGCCCCGGATTCACTGGTGGTCTCAGCCGTCTTGGCGGCGGCGATCGCCAAGATAGGGGAGGTGGATCTGGTGTTCTTCGGCCGGCAGGCGGTCGACAGCGACACCGGCATCACCGGCGCCCAGGTGGCGCGCCGCCTCGGCTGGCCGTCGTTGAGCCTGGTGGCGGCTGTCACGGCGCTGGATGCCGCGGCCAAGAGCATCAGCGTGGCGCGCATGCTGGACGAAGGGCGGCAGGAGGTCAAAGCGCCGCTGCCGGCAGTCGTCAGCGTTGTCAAGGAGATTTGCGAGCCGCGCTACCCCTCCTTCATGGGAATCCGCAAGGCTTCCAAGGCCCCGCTTCCGGTATGGTCCCTGGCGGACATTGGGATCTCGGCACCGCCGCAATCGGCGTTGACGTGGCCGGAGGTGTTCGCCCCCCCCAAGATCGAGACACGGTGCGAGGTCGTCGAAGGCGATTCGCCAGCAGCCAAGGCCGCCGCTCTCGCGGCGCGCTTGATCGAAGAGAAGGTAATCTGAT
Proteins encoded:
- a CDS encoding electron transfer flavoprotein subunit beta/FixA family protein; translated protein: MNIVVCVKQTPDTAATVTVQDGKVSWGDSPLVINPWDEFAVEQALRTKEAHGGKVTALSLGPESAKEALKHALAMGCDEAVLVSDPGITAPDSLVVSAVLAAAIAKIGEVDLVFFGRQAVDSDTGITGAQVARRLGWPSLSLVAAVTALDAAAKSISVARMLDEGRQEVKAPLPAVVSVVKEICEPRYPSFMGIRKASKAPLPVWSLADIGISAPPQSALTWPEVFAPPKIETRCEVVEGDSPAAKAAALAARLIEEKVI